A window of the Lolium perenne isolate Kyuss_39 chromosome 7, Kyuss_2.0, whole genome shotgun sequence genome harbors these coding sequences:
- the LOC127318070 gene encoding protein FAR1-RELATED SEQUENCE 5 isoform X1 — MDIRQGSQEELLRMKKNGEQGKKGDDSGNGLSRKEATEELIGCMVHSEEEAYRLYCDYGHRVGFSVRKGKQSYFIGTKSIRTKDYYCSKEGLKSDEPVTEANFNRPDTRTNCKAMVRFRVDEKGRWTVIRFAPVHNHQLAKPGERHMLRSAKSFAVGKSGVIDPAASAELHPVNGFSGKAIAYIPEPPGYTVRECYNQDNVQNITLVEAADSQSLVSYFKRRTNEEGMFYWDVQVDQEGRMTNFFFRDGKSRNDYDCFGDAVIFDTTYRTNKYSLICAPFVGVNHHWHNIVFGCAFLLDDSTASYTWLFRSFLESMGGRSPKSIFTDQDEAIMQAAEQVFPNTQHCFSYWHILKNAQAHLGTINTSQAFQNMFMKCMQGSDTQEEMEESWAAMLNEYKLEDNNWLNDLYKFHNRWCSVFNKETFDGGINSSQWGEVSNNILTGVADESTSLTRFALLLEKVVKTLRTNESEEDFRCSQTAPVRAIKHSTVLKQAAESYTHRIYKLFEAEFLDGCGATSCDESSCGGTLLRFDITMQGRGSKMWTVLLDTSTMEISCDCRKFERMGLLCSHALKAFSLQNVDTIPDKYILKRWTKDAWRSMYNLSQEDSTQQECTEAELAYRNRAMQYAYNLVLKSQELEEARKIFWDSLETGEKALEVFFEMRNLRAQSAKDASKRGKKKSSKGPSTKKAKQALASSSAAPELLAQTNGQQFQSAQDAHGNATIGRPVYYQTYPSTPMQPNQIFLNPNTMPVCAPQDLSTYPAILRPNSNFGGAKNI, encoded by the exons ATGGACATCAGACAAGGCTCTCAAGAGGAATTGCTTCGAATGAAGAAGAATGGCGAACAAGGGAAAAAGGGGGATGACTCTGGAAATGGTTTGAGCCGCAAGGAGGCAACCGAAGAGCTTATCGGTTGCATGGTCCACAGTGAGGAGGAGGCATACAGACTGTATTGCGACTACGGACAtcgagttggtttcagcgtccggAAGGGCAAACAGTCCTACTTCATTGGCACCAAGAGCATTCGGACAAAAGATTACTACTGCTCAAAGGAAGGGCTTAAGTCTGATGAGCCTGTTACAGAAGCAAATTTCAATCGGCCAGACACGAGAACCAATTGCAAGGCGATGGTTCGCTTTAGAGTCGATGAGAAAGGGCGTTGGACTGTCATACGCTTTGCTCCCGTGCATAACCACCAGTTGGCTAAACCTGGGGAAAGGCACATGTTGAGATCCGCAAAGTCCTTTGCTGTTGGCAAATCAGGTGTTATAGATCCTGCAGCATCTGCTGAACTGCATCCAGTCAATGGTTTCTCTGGCAAGGCCATCGCTTATATTCCCGAGCCTCCAGGCTACACTGTAAGGGAGTGCTACAATCAGGACAACGTGCAGAATATAACACTAGTTGAGGCTGCAGACAGTCAAAGTCTTGTAAGCTATTTCAAGCGTAGAACCAACGAGGAAGGAATGTTTTATTGGGATGTCCAAGTTGATCAAGAAGGTCGCATGACTAACTTCTTCTTCAGGGATGGCAAAAGTAGAAACGATTATGACTGCTTTGGAGATGCTGTTATATTTGACACAACCTACCGCACAAATAAATATAGCCTCATATGTGCCCCTTTCGTTGGAGTTAACCACCATTGGCATAATATTGTTTTTGGGTGTGCATTCTTGTTAGATGACTCCACAGCGTCCTATACCTGGCTATTCAGATCATTTTTGGAGTCAATGGGCGGCCGATCGCCAAAGTCGATCTTCACTGATCAGGATGAGGCTATTATGCAGGCAGCCGAGCAGGTGTTTCCTAACACGCAGCATTGCTTTTCCTACTGGCATATTCTGAAGAATGCGCAGGCTCATTTAGGCACTATAAATACTTCTCAAGCATTTCAAAACATGTTTATGAAGTGCATGCAAGGATCTGACACACAAGAGGAGATGGAGGAATCTTGGGCTGCTATGCTAAATGAATACAAACTAGAGGATAATAATTGGCTCAATGATCTTTACAAGTTTCATAATAGATGGTGCTCTGTATTTAACAAAGAAACTTTTGATGGTGGGATCAATTCATCGCAGTGGGGAGAGGTCTCAAACAATATCCTCACTGGGGTTGCTGATGAATCTACTTCTCTTACACGATTTGCCCTCTTGCTGGAAAAGGTTGTAAAAACTCTACGTACAAATGAATCGGAAGAGGATTTTCGCTGCAGCCAAACTGCTCCGGTTCGCGCAATCAAGCATAGTACAGTTCTGAAGCAGGCTGCGGAGTCATACACGCATAGGATCTACAAATTATTTGAGGCCGAATTTCTGGATGGATGTGGAGCAACTTCATGCGATGAAAGTTCCTGTGGTGGAACCTTATTGAGGTTTGACATAACGATGCAGGGGAGGGGTTCAAAAATGTGGACTGTTCTTCTTGATACATCTACAATGGAAATCTCTTGTGATTGTAGAAAGTTCGAAAGGATGGGTCTTCTCTGTTCTCATGCTCTGAAAGCCTTCAGCCTGCAGAATGTGGATACAATACCTGACAAGTACATTTTGAAACGCTGGACCAAAGATGCCTGGAGAAGCATGTATAATCTCAGTCAAGAGGATTCAACACAACAGGAATGTACCGAGGCTGAACTTGCGTATCGCAACCGTGCAATGCAGTATGCGTATAACCTTGTGTTGAAGAGCCAGGAACTGGAGGAAGCAAGAAAGATATTCTGGGATTCTCTTGAAACAGGGGAGAAGGCACTGGAAGTGTTCTTCGAGATGAGAAATCTGCGTGCTCAATCTGCAAAAGATGCCAGTAAAAGGGGAAAGAAGAAATCATCTAAAGGACCAAGCACCA AAAAAGCAAAGCAAGCCCTGGCATCTTCCTCAGCTGCTCCGGAACTACTTGCCCAAACTAATGGGCAGCAGTTTCAATCTGCACAAGATGCACATGGTAATGCAACAATTGGAAGACCAGTTTACTACCAG ACCTATCCATCTACTCCTATGCAACCAAACCAGATCTTCTTAAATCCAAATACTATGCCTGTTTGTGCACCACAG GATTTGTCAACATATCCCGCAATATTGCGTCCAAATTCAAACTTTGGTGGCGCGAAAAACATCTAA
- the LOC127318070 gene encoding protein FAR1-RELATED SEQUENCE 9 isoform X2 — protein sequence MDIRQGSQEELLRMKKNGEQGKKGDDSGNGLSRKEATEELIGCMVHSEEEAYRLYCDYGHRVGFSVRKGKQSYFIGTKSIRTKDYYCSKEGLKSDEPVTEANFNRPDTRTNCKAMVRFRVDEKGRWTVIRFAPVHNHQLAKPGERHMLRSAKSFAVGKSGVIDPAASAELHPVNGFSGKAIAYIPEPPGYTVRECYNQDNVQNITLVEAADSQSLVSYFKRRTNEEGMFYWDVQVDQEGRMTNFFFRDGKSRNDYDCFGDAVIFDTTYRTNKYSLICAPFVGVNHHWHNIVFGCAFLLDDSTASYTWLFRSFLESMGGRSPKSIFTDQDEAIMQAAEQVFPNTQHCFSYWHILKNAQAHLGTINTSQAFQNMFMKCMQGSDTQEEMEESWAAMLNEYKLEDNNWLNDLYKFHNRWCSVFNKETFDGGINSSQWGEVSNNILTGVADESTSLTRFALLLEKVVKTLRTNESEEDFRCSQTAPVRAIKHSTVLKQAAESYTHRIYKLFEAEFLDGCGATSCDESSCGGTLLRFDITMQGRGSKMWTVLLDTSTMEISCDCRKFERMGLLCSHALKAFSLQNVDTIPDKYILKRWTKDAWRSMYNLSQEDSTQQECTEAELAYRNRAMQYAYNLVLKSQELEEARKIFWDSLETGEKALEVFFEMRNLRAQSAKDASKRGKKKSSKGPSTKKAKQALASSSAAPELLAQTNGQQFQSAQDAHGNATIGRPVYYQDLSTYPAILRPNSNFGGAKNI from the exons ATGGACATCAGACAAGGCTCTCAAGAGGAATTGCTTCGAATGAAGAAGAATGGCGAACAAGGGAAAAAGGGGGATGACTCTGGAAATGGTTTGAGCCGCAAGGAGGCAACCGAAGAGCTTATCGGTTGCATGGTCCACAGTGAGGAGGAGGCATACAGACTGTATTGCGACTACGGACAtcgagttggtttcagcgtccggAAGGGCAAACAGTCCTACTTCATTGGCACCAAGAGCATTCGGACAAAAGATTACTACTGCTCAAAGGAAGGGCTTAAGTCTGATGAGCCTGTTACAGAAGCAAATTTCAATCGGCCAGACACGAGAACCAATTGCAAGGCGATGGTTCGCTTTAGAGTCGATGAGAAAGGGCGTTGGACTGTCATACGCTTTGCTCCCGTGCATAACCACCAGTTGGCTAAACCTGGGGAAAGGCACATGTTGAGATCCGCAAAGTCCTTTGCTGTTGGCAAATCAGGTGTTATAGATCCTGCAGCATCTGCTGAACTGCATCCAGTCAATGGTTTCTCTGGCAAGGCCATCGCTTATATTCCCGAGCCTCCAGGCTACACTGTAAGGGAGTGCTACAATCAGGACAACGTGCAGAATATAACACTAGTTGAGGCTGCAGACAGTCAAAGTCTTGTAAGCTATTTCAAGCGTAGAACCAACGAGGAAGGAATGTTTTATTGGGATGTCCAAGTTGATCAAGAAGGTCGCATGACTAACTTCTTCTTCAGGGATGGCAAAAGTAGAAACGATTATGACTGCTTTGGAGATGCTGTTATATTTGACACAACCTACCGCACAAATAAATATAGCCTCATATGTGCCCCTTTCGTTGGAGTTAACCACCATTGGCATAATATTGTTTTTGGGTGTGCATTCTTGTTAGATGACTCCACAGCGTCCTATACCTGGCTATTCAGATCATTTTTGGAGTCAATGGGCGGCCGATCGCCAAAGTCGATCTTCACTGATCAGGATGAGGCTATTATGCAGGCAGCCGAGCAGGTGTTTCCTAACACGCAGCATTGCTTTTCCTACTGGCATATTCTGAAGAATGCGCAGGCTCATTTAGGCACTATAAATACTTCTCAAGCATTTCAAAACATGTTTATGAAGTGCATGCAAGGATCTGACACACAAGAGGAGATGGAGGAATCTTGGGCTGCTATGCTAAATGAATACAAACTAGAGGATAATAATTGGCTCAATGATCTTTACAAGTTTCATAATAGATGGTGCTCTGTATTTAACAAAGAAACTTTTGATGGTGGGATCAATTCATCGCAGTGGGGAGAGGTCTCAAACAATATCCTCACTGGGGTTGCTGATGAATCTACTTCTCTTACACGATTTGCCCTCTTGCTGGAAAAGGTTGTAAAAACTCTACGTACAAATGAATCGGAAGAGGATTTTCGCTGCAGCCAAACTGCTCCGGTTCGCGCAATCAAGCATAGTACAGTTCTGAAGCAGGCTGCGGAGTCATACACGCATAGGATCTACAAATTATTTGAGGCCGAATTTCTGGATGGATGTGGAGCAACTTCATGCGATGAAAGTTCCTGTGGTGGAACCTTATTGAGGTTTGACATAACGATGCAGGGGAGGGGTTCAAAAATGTGGACTGTTCTTCTTGATACATCTACAATGGAAATCTCTTGTGATTGTAGAAAGTTCGAAAGGATGGGTCTTCTCTGTTCTCATGCTCTGAAAGCCTTCAGCCTGCAGAATGTGGATACAATACCTGACAAGTACATTTTGAAACGCTGGACCAAAGATGCCTGGAGAAGCATGTATAATCTCAGTCAAGAGGATTCAACACAACAGGAATGTACCGAGGCTGAACTTGCGTATCGCAACCGTGCAATGCAGTATGCGTATAACCTTGTGTTGAAGAGCCAGGAACTGGAGGAAGCAAGAAAGATATTCTGGGATTCTCTTGAAACAGGGGAGAAGGCACTGGAAGTGTTCTTCGAGATGAGAAATCTGCGTGCTCAATCTGCAAAAGATGCCAGTAAAAGGGGAAAGAAGAAATCATCTAAAGGACCAAGCACCA AAAAAGCAAAGCAAGCCCTGGCATCTTCCTCAGCTGCTCCGGAACTACTTGCCCAAACTAATGGGCAGCAGTTTCAATCTGCACAAGATGCACATGGTAATGCAACAATTGGAAGACCAGTTTACTACCAG GATTTGTCAACATATCCCGCAATATTGCGTCCAAATTCAAACTTTGGTGGCGCGAAAAACATCTAA